The Thioclava sp. GXIMD2076 region GATGAAGCGATGCGCGCAGGCCTGACCCGCGCTGTAGGCGATGCCTTCGGGCGAGGTGCCCGTGAGCGGCATATGGATATGGCCGAAGACGATATGGCGAATGCCCTGCGGATGGGCGGCCAACCGCGCCATCACGCGGCCCTCGTCATGCAGGCTGATATTGGTAAAATGGCCGATCCCGTCATCCATCGGCGGGTGGTGGATGAAGATCGTGGGCGGCAGCGGGCCTGCGCCTTGCAGGGCCTTGTCCAGAAATTCCATCCGGTCGGGCCCGAAAATGCCGCCGATCACGCCCGCCTCATGGGTATCAAGAAAGATCAGCCGTCCGAAATCTGTGTCCTGAACCCCCTGCACATAGCCATTGGCGTCGAGCGGATGCTCGGGGAAGGCGGCGATAAAATTGGGCCGGTCGTCATGATTGCCCAGCATCAGCCGCACGGGGAAGGGCACAGGCGCCAGGATCTCGCGAAGAAGGTCATAGGCCTCGGGGTCGCCGTGGTTGCACAGATCGCCGGTGATCACCATCAGATCGGCGTCTCTATGGCGGTTCAGGATATCGTCGATGGCCGCGCGCATCTG contains the following coding sequences:
- a CDS encoding phosphodiesterase, which gives rise to MKIIQLTDTHLMPAGQLANTVDPEAQMRAAIDDILNRHRDADLMVITGDLCNHGDPEAYDLLREILAPVPFPVRLMLGNHDDRPNFIAAFPEHPLDANGYVQGVQDTDFGRLIFLDTHEAGVIGGIFGPDRMEFLDKALQGAGPLPPTIFIHHPPMDDGIGHFTNISLHDEGRVMARLAAHPQGIRHIVFGHIHMPLTGTSPEGIAYSAGQACAHRFITEIDRPDPWWTKGHAHYRVIFLDGLGFRAFMAEAGQVPTVQAPVCVGP